TGGCGTGAAATCACCCGCGAGCTGTGGAACGGCTTTACCGGTCTGATCCGCATCCAGAACATGGACAAGCCGGATGCGCTGCTGCTGTCGCCAGAACAGGCGTTCTTCCTGCGCGAAAACCTCAAGCTGCGCCTGCTCGATGCCCGTCTGGCCCTGCTGCAGCGTGACTCGCAGGGCTACACGACCGATCTGGGCCAGGCGCAGGACTACGCGCGCCGCTACTTCGACACCCAGACCCAGCAGACGGCGCAATGGCTGCAACTGCTCGACAATGTCGCCAGCAGCCCGGTCAGCACCGATATTCCCAGTCTTGATGCCAGCCTGAAGGCGGCACGGGCGCTGCTGACGCCGCTGGCCAAGCCGGGGAGCGCGTCATGAAGTGGGTGTTGTGGCTGGTCGGCCTGTTTGCCATCGCTGTCGGCTTTGCGCTGTTCGCTGAAGTCAGTAAGGGTTACGCGATCCTGATCCTGCCGCCGTACCGGGTGGAGCTGTCGCTGAACCTGATGGTGGTCCTGCTGCTGGCGGCAGTGATCGCAACCTACCTGATCCTGCGTGCGCTGAGCATTGCGCTGTCGCTGCCGGAACGGGTCAAGCGCTTCCAGCGCCAGAAAAAACTCGACGCGGCGCGCCACGCGCTGCGCGATGCGACGCTGTCGCTGTTCGAAGGCCGCTACCAGAAGGCCGAACGCGAGGCGATCAAGTCGGTCGACAACGAGAGCGACGCGCAGAATCGCGCCATTGCCCTGCTGGTCGCGGCCCGTGCCGCCCATGCGGTCAAGGATGCCGGCAAGCGCGACAGCTACCTGGTCCGGCTGGAGAACGAGGGCGAGGCGGCCGAACTGGCCCGCTGCGTCAGCGCCGCCGAATTTCTGCTGGAGGACAAGCAGTACGTCGCGGCTCGCGCCGTCATCGACCGCGCGCGCCAGCTGTCGCCGAACCTGACCGCCGCATTGCGGCTCGAACTGCGGCTGAGCCTGGCCCAGGGCGCGCCGGATGCCGTGCTGGCCCTGACCGAGAAACTGCTGAAGGCCGAGGCCATCAGCCCGGAACAGGCACGCCGCTACCGGCTGGCCGCCTGGCGCCAGCAGATGGGTGGCCTGATCGACGCCGAGGAACTCAAGCGCTGGTGGAGCAAGATTCCGGCGCAGGAGCGCGAGAATGACGAGTTGCGCATCGCCGCCGCCCAGCACGCGCATGAACTCGGCGACACGCCGATGGCGGTCGATTTCCTGACCCGGCGCCTGGATGCCAGCTATTCCAGCGAACTGGCCGGGGAACTGGGCCGCTACGTTGCCGACCTCGACGACGAGGGCCGTCTGGCGCTGGCCAAGCGGGCAGAAAAGTGGCTGGAAACCGAACGCCGCGATCCGCGCCTGCTGCTGACGCTGGGCCGGCTGGCCGTCGCCCAGAAGCTCTGGGGCAAGGCACAGGGCTATCTGGAAGCCAGCGCCACGCTGGACCCGGCTCTGGCGACGCATGCCGAACTGGCCAAGCTGTTCAAGCGCCTCGACCGCGATGAAGAGGCCCGTCGCCACTTCGACGAATGCGTGCGACTGGCACTGGCACAAGCCGGCTGAGCCGGGAACACGTCTGAATGAGAACAGGCCGGCATATGCCGGCCTGTTCTCATTTTCAAGCAGTCATGCATGGCGCACGGCTGCAAACCACCAGCTTTTCTTTCTGTACAATATGATTACTGTTGAATATTGAAGTATTGCCTTCGAATGCCTCGGCAAAAATTGCAGTCTGCGAGAAGCGCTGTTTTAGTTCTTTTACCAGATCCGTCCCGATTCCCCTTTTCTGGTAGCGCGGGCAGACGCAGACCTCACTGATGTATGTAGTGAAAATTTCATCAGTAAATGCGCGAGCAAATCCGACAAGCTTTTGACTTTCTGCATCAAAAGCAAAAACACCAACGGTGCCAGGTGGAAAAAATTTCCTGGAAAATTCTGCCACGCCCAAGTATTTCTCAGCAGAGCCAAATCCTGCACTTTCGAGCACGGCTGCAAGCTCTCTGCTTTTCAGACCATTTTTTTCAAAAGTGATTTTGAATTTATGCATGGTTTACCCGCCATAAAGAAAATCATCATGTGTGCTGCATGACAATGGCTGTCTTCAGCCACTTTTGCTGAGGCACACCGGTATTCACTTGCTGATCCATTTCCAATGCCACCGACAAAAAACTGATTGACCACGGCGAATATCTCTTTCGCGCAGCCTGGGTGACGAACCATCCTATCGTTCTGCTTTCAGAAAAAACAAATGGGCATCATGACTCCCCGTCCTCAGGAATCAGACAGGCCGGATTTTGCTCGGCAAGGGCAGATTCCCGCTGTAGCCGAAATGCAACGCAGGAGGATCTGAACACAAAAACAGAGGGGTTAAGGCACGGTCGCTGGCGATGCCCCGTCAGGAGAGACAAACGCCTGCAGCTCATCAACCATCCGTATCCCGCGTCTTCGCCACCGCCTTCAGCCAGCCGGCGTACAGCGTCGCGCGCCGGTCCTCGGCCATGGCCGGAACGAAGCGGGCCTGGCGCCGCCACAGCGCCGACAGCTCGGCCAGGTCGCGGTACCAGCCGCAGCCGAGCCCGGCCAGCCACGCAGCGCCCAGGGCCGTAGTTTCGCTGGTACCCGGGCGTTCGACATCCACGCCGAGCATGTCGGCCAGAAACTGCATCAGCCAGTCATTGGCGACCATGCCGCCATCGACGCGGATCGATGCCGGGCTGGCGCCATCGGCGCGCATCGCATCGAGCAGGTCACGACTCTGGTAGCAGACCGATTCCAGCGCCGCACGCACGATATGGCTGATGCCGGAATCCCGCGTCAGGCCGGTAATGGCGCCACGCGCCAGCGGGTCCCAGTACGGCGCGCCCAGGCCGGTGAAGGCCGGCACCAGATAGACGCCGCCGGTCGAGTCGACCTGCCGCGCCAGGCCTTCGGTATCGCCGGCGTGCTCGATCAGCTTCAGCGCATCGCGCAGCCATTGCACCGCCGCCCCGGCGATAAAGATGCTGCCCTCGACCGCGTAGGTCGGCACGCCGTCCAGCCGGTAGGCCACGGTGGTCAGCAGCCGGTGGCGGGAACGCAGGGCCAGGCTGCCGGTATTCATCACCATGAAGCAGCCGGTGCCGTAGGTGGACTTGACCATGCCCGGCTCGAAGCACGCCTGGCCGACCGTGGCGGCCTGCTGGTCGCCGGCCATGCCGGTAATCGGCATCAGGTCGCCAAACAGCCGCGTCTGGCCGAAATCGGTTGCCGAATCGCGCACCTCGGGCAGCAGCGAGCGCGGGATGTCGAACAGCGCCAGCAG
This genomic interval from Microvirgula aerodenitrificans DSM 15089 contains the following:
- a CDS encoding heme biosynthesis HemY N-terminal domain-containing protein; protein product: MKWVLWLVGLFAIAVGFALFAEVSKGYAILILPPYRVELSLNLMVVLLLAAVIATYLILRALSIALSLPERVKRFQRQKKLDAARHALRDATLSLFEGRYQKAEREAIKSVDNESDAQNRAIALLVAARAAHAVKDAGKRDSYLVRLENEGEAAELARCVSAAEFLLEDKQYVAARAVIDRARQLSPNLTAALRLELRLSLAQGAPDAVLALTEKLLKAEAISPEQARRYRLAAWRQQMGGLIDAEELKRWWSKIPAQERENDELRIAAAQHAHELGDTPMAVDFLTRRLDASYSSELAGELGRYVADLDDEGRLALAKRAEKWLETERRDPRLLLTLGRLAVAQKLWGKAQGYLEASATLDPALATHAELAKLFKRLDRDEEARRHFDECVRLALAQAG
- a CDS encoding GNAT family N-acetyltransferase, with the translated sequence MHKFKITFEKNGLKSRELAAVLESAGFGSAEKYLGVAEFSRKFFPPGTVGVFAFDAESQKLVGFARAFTDEIFTTYISEVCVCPRYQKRGIGTDLVKELKQRFSQTAIFAEAFEGNTSIFNSNHIVQKEKLVVCSRAPCMTA
- the glpK gene encoding glycerol kinase GlpK yields the protein MPEYLLAIDQGTTSSRAIAFTRDGHAAASSGRELPQIYPASGWVEHDPERIWDDVRHCVRETLSQLEDGSRIAAIGVTNQRETTVLWDRRSGRPLHNAIVWQDRRTAADCEALAEHEDRIAERTGLLLDPYFSATKLAWLLKTVPGARAAAEAGELAFGTIDSFLLWRLTEGRVHATDASNAARTLLFNIHTQQWDDELLALFDIPRSLLPEVRDSATDFGQTRLFGDLMPITGMAGDQQAATVGQACFEPGMVKSTYGTGCFMVMNTGSLALRSRHRLLTTVAYRLDGVPTYAVEGSIFIAGAAVQWLRDALKLIEHAGDTEGLARQVDSTGGVYLVPAFTGLGAPYWDPLARGAITGLTRDSGISHIVRAALESVCYQSRDLLDAMRADGASPASIRVDGGMVANDWLMQFLADMLGVDVERPGTSETTALGAAWLAGLGCGWYRDLAELSALWRRQARFVPAMAEDRRATLYAGWLKAVAKTRDTDG